A region of uncultured Desulfobacter sp. DNA encodes the following proteins:
- the glgA gene encoding glycogen synthase — MKALILTNEYPPHTYGGAGVHVAHLLREMTALSPDTDHFDVLCFGNQKDAGTNLRVSGVPGENFQALELQRPKLGDTLLRNAVMTGIADAADVIHCHTWYTYMAGCLLKEILQAALVLTTHSLEPHRPWKRDQLGDSYHATCWLEKTAMENADGIIAVSETMKQNVIDLYHIHPEKIQVIYNGVDTRFFSPISRPDILRSYGIDPDRPYLLFVGRITRQKGIMHLIRAISMVDPGVQTVLCASAPDTEEIAREMQTRVETARQTIGRDLLWLSETIPLQDLPVLYSHAAVFVCPSVYEPFGIINLEAGACSTPVVAAAVGGIPEVVVHEETGLLVPFDAKEDAEPAKPEIYAADLAAAINTLIRAPEKGAQMGAAARKRIEKHFSWTRIAHQTMEFYQHLIKNRRQPDQARHRP, encoded by the coding sequence ATGAAAGCATTGATTTTGACCAATGAGTATCCCCCCCATACTTACGGCGGGGCCGGCGTTCATGTTGCACACCTTCTCCGGGAAATGACAGCCCTGTCCCCGGACACAGATCATTTCGATGTCCTGTGTTTCGGTAACCAGAAAGATGCCGGGACAAATCTGCGGGTGTCTGGTGTGCCCGGGGAAAATTTTCAGGCATTAGAGCTGCAGCGGCCCAAACTGGGGGACACCCTGCTGCGCAATGCCGTTATGACCGGCATTGCAGATGCGGCTGACGTGATCCACTGCCATACCTGGTACACCTATATGGCCGGGTGTCTGCTCAAGGAGATTCTCCAGGCCGCCCTGGTTCTCACTACCCATTCCCTGGAACCCCACCGCCCCTGGAAAAGAGACCAGCTCGGTGACAGCTACCATGCCACCTGCTGGCTGGAAAAAACCGCCATGGAAAATGCAGACGGTATTATTGCCGTGTCCGAGACAATGAAACAGAACGTCATAGACCTGTACCATATTCACCCTGAAAAGATTCAAGTCATTTATAACGGGGTTGATACCCGATTTTTCAGTCCCATATCCCGGCCGGATATTCTCAGGTCCTACGGCATTGATCCGGACAGGCCCTATCTCCTTTTTGTGGGCCGGATTACCCGGCAAAAGGGGATCATGCATCTGATCCGGGCCATTTCCATGGTGGACCCGGGCGTACAGACAGTGCTGTGTGCCAGCGCCCCTGATACTGAGGAAATTGCCCGGGAAATGCAAACCCGGGTGGAAACAGCCAGGCAGACAATAGGCCGGGACCTTCTCTGGCTTTCTGAAACAATTCCCTTGCAGGATCTGCCGGTCCTTTACAGCCATGCTGCTGTGTTTGTGTGCCCTTCGGTGTATGAGCCCTTTGGTATTATCAACCTTGAAGCCGGGGCATGCAGTACGCCGGTTGTGGCTGCGGCTGTCGGGGGGATTCCCGAGGTGGTGGTCCACGAAGAAACCGGGCTGCTGGTTCCCTTTGACGCAAAAGAAGATGCTGAGCCCGCAAAACCGGAAATATATGCTGCGGATCTGGCAGCTGCCATTAACACCCTGATTCGGGCGCCGGAAAAAGGCGCACAGATGGGTGCGGCAGCCCGCAAAAGAATTGAAAAACACTTTTCATGGACTCGTATTGCCCACCAGACCATGGAATTTTATCAGCACCTGATCAAAAACAGACGTCAGCCTGATCAAGCCCGGCACCGGCCGTAG
- a CDS encoding mechanosensitive ion channel domain-containing protein: MEKQTAPPTVLDHLKELSKQTTTPIRTEQIDRAGEKIGDRIKVLGKKISPFLGNWINSELFWGITWFKLIFCCGIFLLVLLFERLVHFFIKRRLGVKGETAASTTWFSFFLRGVTKPFSLFLWVYGTYGALSPLFSHFEQPGLPQLLHGIIKWCTDVGGTVVALWFLYRLFHLVDFQIKHWAGSRQASVSTIVFSLSKHLRRPANMLILLVFFRLAVPLFDPGEKLEFLTGQAFGLLFIAGLTWLMVQGLNALEEIVLSYYDLNVVDNLQARKMHTQVRFLKRFAITLVAILAGGSMLMVFDKVRQLGTSILASAGIIGIVVGLAAQRSISNILVGLQIALTQPIRLDDVVIIENEWGRIEEITMTFVVVRIWDLRRLIVPTAYFTEKPFQNWTRVSSELLGTVFLYLDYTVPVEAIREELQRVLQASPLWNGKVGQVQVTNTSAQSMELRLLLSTDDASKGWDLRCEVREKMIAFVQQNYPQSLPKMRAQMQENTPESIAVLP, encoded by the coding sequence GTGGAAAAACAAACAGCCCCTCCCACTGTTCTTGATCACCTTAAGGAGTTGTCGAAACAAACGACGACCCCCATTCGAACCGAACAGATCGACCGGGCAGGAGAGAAGATCGGTGATCGTATCAAGGTCCTGGGCAAGAAAATTTCCCCCTTTCTCGGAAACTGGATTAACAGCGAATTATTTTGGGGCATCACCTGGTTTAAACTGATTTTTTGTTGCGGTATTTTCCTGCTCGTCCTTCTCTTTGAGCGCCTCGTTCATTTTTTCATTAAACGCAGACTGGGGGTAAAGGGGGAGACAGCTGCCTCCACCACCTGGTTTTCTTTTTTTCTCCGGGGCGTCACAAAACCCTTTTCTCTTTTTCTCTGGGTGTATGGGACCTATGGTGCCCTGTCTCCGTTATTTTCTCATTTCGAACAACCGGGATTGCCGCAATTGCTTCATGGGATTATCAAATGGTGTACGGATGTCGGTGGTACCGTTGTGGCACTGTGGTTTCTGTATCGTTTGTTCCATCTGGTTGATTTTCAAATCAAACACTGGGCAGGTTCGAGGCAGGCTTCTGTGAGTACTATCGTTTTCTCTCTTTCAAAACACCTTCGCAGGCCTGCGAACATGCTTATCCTGCTTGTGTTTTTTCGTTTGGCCGTCCCCCTGTTCGACCCGGGGGAAAAACTGGAATTCCTCACCGGCCAGGCCTTTGGTCTGCTGTTTATAGCGGGTTTGACCTGGCTGATGGTGCAAGGGTTGAATGCGCTCGAAGAAATCGTACTCAGCTATTATGATCTCAATGTTGTCGATAACCTGCAAGCACGAAAAATGCATACTCAGGTGCGCTTTCTCAAGCGATTCGCCATCACCTTGGTTGCGATCCTTGCCGGAGGTTCCATGCTCATGGTGTTTGATAAGGTTCGCCAACTCGGCACCAGTATTCTGGCCTCCGCCGGTATTATCGGTATCGTGGTCGGCCTTGCTGCTCAACGTTCCATTTCCAACATTCTCGTCGGGTTGCAGATCGCCCTTACCCAACCCATTCGTCTTGATGATGTGGTTATTATTGAAAATGAATGGGGGCGCATCGAAGAAATCACCATGACCTTTGTGGTGGTCCGGATCTGGGATCTTAGGCGATTGATCGTACCCACCGCCTATTTTACGGAAAAGCCTTTTCAAAACTGGACCCGGGTTTCATCGGAACTGCTGGGCACGGTTTTTTTGTATCTGGACTATACCGTCCCGGTGGAGGCCATACGCGAGGAACTGCAGCGCGTGCTGCAGGCCTCACCCTTATGGAATGGCAAGGTGGGTCAGGTGCAGGTAACCAATACCTCGGCTCAGTCCATGGAACTGCGTCTGCTCCTCAGCACCGATGACGCATCCAAAGGTTGGGATCTGCGCTGTGAAGTCAGGGAAAAGATGATTGCCTTTGTGCAACAAAATTATCCCCAAAGTTTACCCAAAATGCGTGCGCAAATGCAGGAGAATACACCTGAATCCATAGCGGTGCTGCCATGA
- the malQ gene encoding 4-alpha-glucanotransferase, with protein MTIRTSGILMHISCLPGGYGIGDLGPSAYGFADFLSASGQHVWQMLPLNPVDRQSGGSPYSCSSAFAGNPLLISPYFLIRTGLLSKDETIFQQPFSDDRVDYPAVAEHRRTLLSLACERLEQQGKSPGGFAHFCTRQKAWLDDFAAYMAIKEHFHMQSWSQWPQPLRDRHPDALAEMQGKLAKQIRQHKFVQFVFFLQWQALKDYCNTRSIRLYGDIPIYLPFDSADVWSCPQQYKLDENRSPTMVSGVPPDYFSTTGQLWGHPVYDWQFLQQNGYNWWLKRFAHNFEMFDVVRIDHFRGLVAYWEVAASAQTAVDGEWVQAPGDDFFTRLTMRFGRLPVIAEDLGTITPDVRECMRKFQLPGMRVLQFAFGDDFPDSSFLPHHHVPDCIVYTGTHDNNTIRGWFEQEIDNQTRVNLQRYLGTHLSAENIHHHMIRLAMMSVADTVIIPLQDILGLGADARLNQPAGAKNNWQWRLAKGSLTKQHAGWLKKTTAAYGRCRA; from the coding sequence ATGACCATCCGCACAAGCGGCATTCTGATGCACATAAGCTGTCTTCCCGGCGGATATGGCATTGGCGATCTGGGACCCTCTGCCTACGGGTTTGCCGATTTTTTATCTGCCTCAGGCCAGCATGTTTGGCAAATGCTGCCGCTGAATCCGGTTGACAGACAAAGTGGCGGCTCTCCCTACAGCTGCTCGTCTGCCTTTGCCGGCAACCCTTTACTCATAAGCCCGTATTTTCTCATCCGAACCGGTCTGCTGTCCAAAGATGAAACCATTTTCCAGCAGCCATTTTCAGATGACCGTGTTGATTATCCGGCAGTTGCCGAACATAGGCGCACCCTTCTTTCGCTGGCGTGTGAACGCCTGGAACAGCAGGGAAAATCCCCTGGCGGGTTTGCGCATTTCTGTACCCGGCAAAAGGCCTGGCTGGATGATTTTGCAGCCTATATGGCCATCAAAGAGCATTTTCACATGCAAAGCTGGAGTCAATGGCCCCAGCCTTTACGGGACCGGCACCCGGATGCCCTGGCTGAGATGCAAGGCAAACTGGCAAAACAGATCCGGCAGCATAAGTTTGTGCAGTTTGTGTTCTTCCTTCAGTGGCAGGCACTCAAAGACTACTGCAATACCCGCAGCATCCGCCTTTACGGAGATATTCCCATCTATCTGCCCTTTGACAGCGCAGATGTCTGGAGCTGTCCACAACAGTATAAACTGGATGAAAACAGATCACCGACAATGGTGTCAGGTGTGCCCCCGGATTACTTCAGCACCACAGGACAGCTGTGGGGCCACCCGGTGTACGATTGGCAATTTTTGCAGCAAAATGGCTACAACTGGTGGCTGAAGCGGTTTGCACACAATTTTGAGATGTTTGATGTGGTGCGCATCGATCATTTCAGGGGCCTGGTTGCATACTGGGAGGTTGCGGCTTCGGCACAGACCGCTGTGGACGGGGAGTGGGTACAGGCACCAGGGGATGATTTTTTCACCAGGTTGACCATGCGATTTGGACGGCTGCCGGTCATCGCCGAAGACCTGGGCACGATCACACCTGATGTTCGGGAATGTATGCGCAAATTTCAATTACCCGGCATGCGGGTGCTGCAGTTCGCCTTTGGGGACGATTTTCCAGACAGTTCCTTTCTGCCCCATCACCATGTCCCAGACTGTATCGTTTATACTGGCACCCATGACAACAACACGATCCGCGGCTGGTTTGAACAGGAAATCGACAATCAGACCAGGGTGAATTTGCAGCGTTATCTGGGAACGCATCTGTCCGCAGAAAATATTCACCACCACATGATCCGCCTGGCAATGATGTCTGTGGCGGATACAGTGATCATCCCGCTCCAGGACATTCTCGGTCTGGGGGCGGATGCCCGCCTGAACCAGCCGGCCGGCGCAAAGAACAACTGGCAGTGGCGGCTGGCAAAGGGCAGCTTGACAAAACAGCATGCCGGGTGGCTCAAAAAGACCACGGCTGCCTACGGTCGGTGCCGGGCTTGA
- a CDS encoding DUF3309 family protein, whose product MSIGTILLIILVLALLGVIPVWPHSRSWGYGPSGGFGLIVLILLILVVLGKI is encoded by the coding sequence ATGTCAATAGGCACAATTTTACTCATAATACTGGTACTGGCGCTATTGGGTGTAATCCCTGTCTGGCCGCATAGCCGATCATGGGGTTATGGACCCAGCGGAGGATTCGGGCTTATCGTGCTGATACTTTTGATTCTGGTCGTGCTGGGTAAAATTTAG
- a CDS encoding BON domain-containing protein, translated as MKKPVYRLAVLAAVAAMLFTTIPLFASDTDDRIEASAPKTYVFKTYLKDDNIKIKSKNGLVTLTGTVQDPSHKSLAEETIAGLPGVKGVDNKLEEKDKNSPAEKSDAWLIAKVKTALLFHRHVSGTGTEVLADNGTISLRGKAESLAQKDLTTEYAMDVEGVENVKNEMTVPDAGNETSGIKKKVVDKTNRVVESIDDASITALVKTSLLYHRSTSAINTKVETKNSVVTLEGMAKTSAEKDLAGKYASDVNGVKDVNNNITVE; from the coding sequence ATGAAAAAACCAGTGTACCGATTGGCCGTTCTGGCCGCTGTAGCCGCCATGTTGTTTACCACCATCCCCTTATTTGCATCTGATACGGATGACCGCATTGAAGCCTCGGCCCCAAAGACCTATGTATTCAAGACCTACCTCAAGGACGACAACATTAAAATCAAGTCAAAAAACGGCCTTGTCACCTTGACCGGGACTGTTCAGGACCCATCCCATAAATCATTGGCCGAGGAAACCATTGCAGGCCTTCCCGGAGTTAAGGGCGTGGACAACAAATTGGAAGAAAAAGATAAAAACAGCCCTGCTGAAAAATCAGATGCATGGCTCATTGCCAAAGTAAAAACCGCACTTTTATTTCATAGGCACGTCAGCGGCACCGGAACTGAAGTTCTCGCCGACAATGGCACCATCTCGTTACGCGGCAAAGCCGAAAGTCTTGCTCAAAAGGACCTTACCACCGAGTACGCCATGGATGTGGAAGGTGTTGAAAATGTAAAAAATGAAATGACTGTGCCAGATGCCGGTAATGAAACATCAGGTATCAAAAAAAAGGTGGTCGACAAGACGAATCGCGTTGTTGAATCCATTGATGATGCATCTATTACTGCCTTGGTAAAAACCTCATTGCTCTATCATCGCTCGACCAGTGCCATCAACACCAAAGTTGAGACGAAAAATAGTGTGGTCACGTTGGAAGGCATGGCCAAGACGTCCGCTGAAAAGGATCTGGCCGGCAAATATGCGAGTGATGTTAACGGGGTAAAGGATGTTAACAACAATATAACCGTCGAGTAA
- a CDS encoding lipid A deacylase LpxR family protein, whose amino-acid sequence MRSPFQETPKSVHNVGILLGQQIYTPSDTQTTTRIENDRPYAGFLYGGLALHSKTDSKLDTMEIVLGVVGPASKAELAQNTVHDLRDIPTAKGWDNQLHNEPAVRLSWQRKWRLLSDRTLWGPLSYDLISRAGITLGNVRISTSAGGEIRFGYNIPEDFGSDVIRAGAGVSAPVIGNSKPGKTSFGAHIFAGSQIEAVGHDIFLDGNTWQHSQSVDKKFLVADISLGVSVSMNMFKLTYRHLFRTKEFDNQKQGHAIGSLTLALSF is encoded by the coding sequence ATGAGATCCCCTTTTCAGGAGACCCCTAAAAGTGTTCATAATGTCGGTATTCTATTGGGGCAGCAGATCTATACACCCTCAGATACCCAGACAACCACTCGGATTGAAAATGACAGGCCCTATGCCGGTTTTCTTTATGGCGGACTTGCCCTGCACAGCAAAACCGATTCCAAACTGGATACCATGGAAATTGTTTTGGGGGTTGTAGGCCCTGCTTCCAAGGCTGAGCTGGCTCAAAATACAGTTCATGACTTAAGAGATATTCCTACGGCCAAAGGCTGGGATAACCAGCTTCACAATGAACCGGCAGTCCGGTTGTCCTGGCAGCGCAAATGGCGGCTGCTGTCCGACAGGACGTTGTGGGGTCCTTTGAGCTATGATTTGATTTCCCGTGCGGGAATCACCCTGGGGAATGTCAGGATATCAACCAGTGCCGGGGGAGAAATCCGTTTCGGGTATAATATTCCGGAAGATTTCGGGTCGGATGTGATCCGGGCCGGAGCAGGGGTCAGTGCACCGGTTATTGGGAATTCAAAACCAGGTAAAACATCCTTTGGTGCACATATATTTGCCGGTTCCCAGATTGAAGCAGTTGGTCATGACATCTTTCTTGACGGCAACACCTGGCAGCATAGCCAGAGTGTTGATAAAAAATTTCTGGTGGCAGACATTTCCCTGGGTGTTTCAGTCAGCATGAACATGTTCAAACTGACCTATCGGCATCTTTTCAGGACGAAAGAGTTTGACAACCAGAAACAGGGCCATGCCATCGGCTCTTTAACCCTGGCACTGTCTTTTTAA
- a CDS encoding BON domain-containing protein, which yields MKAKNFVNCFILGFFLLTFGAGCAGTHHKESTGEFVDDSVITTKVKAQIFDDPMLKVLQITVETFKGKVQLSGFVNSVAASARAVEVARSVKGVQSVKNSLIVKN from the coding sequence ATGAAAGCAAAAAATTTTGTCAACTGTTTTATTCTTGGATTTTTTCTGCTTACCTTTGGTGCCGGTTGTGCCGGAACACATCACAAGGAAAGTACGGGCGAATTTGTTGATGATTCCGTCATAACCACCAAGGTGAAAGCACAAATATTTGATGACCCCATGCTCAAGGTGCTCCAGATCACTGTTGAAACTTTCAAGGGAAAAGTGCAGTTAAGCGGTTTTGTGAATTCTGTTGCTGCCTCTGCCAGAGCTGTGGAAGTCGCCAGATCAGTTAAGGGTGTCCAATCCGTTAAGAACAGCCTTATCGTCAAAAATTAG
- a CDS encoding CsbD family protein produces the protein MKSSTQDNATGKMHQVKGKIKEFVGKLVGNPYLKANGNIENIKGKVQEKRSQIKNVLDK, from the coding sequence ATGAAGTCAAGCACACAGGATAACGCAACAGGCAAGATGCACCAGGTGAAAGGTAAGATCAAGGAGTTCGTCGGGAAGTTGGTGGGAAACCCCTACCTGAAAGCCAACGGTAACATCGAAAATATTAAAGGGAAAGTGCAGGAAAAGCGCAGCCAGATCAAGAATGTTTTAGACAAGTAG
- a CDS encoding lipid A-modifier LpxR family protein, producing the protein MKSCLRFGKIFILIFFSFFFLSASAWPKSPSELQTLQLFYENDLFAGTDEYYTNAFQLTWLSSDLSQYEDDTRLPKWFVSVINEIPFSGDP; encoded by the coding sequence ATGAAGTCCTGTCTTCGATTCGGTAAGATCTTTATTCTCATTTTTTTTTCTTTTTTCTTTTTATCGGCGTCTGCATGGCCTAAATCCCCTTCTGAACTTCAAACGCTTCAGTTGTTTTATGAAAATGATCTTTTTGCCGGCACGGATGAATATTATACCAATGCCTTCCAATTGACTTGGCTTTCATCGGATCTGAGCCAATATGAGGATGACACCCGCCTGCCGAAATGGTTCGTATCGGTTATAAATGAGATCCCCTTTTCAGGAGACCCCTAA
- a CDS encoding DUF3185 domain-containing protein, whose amino-acid sequence MKTTIIFAVILIVIGIASFGYQGITYTTREKVVDIGPLTVTADKTSTIPLPPVIGAIALAGGIGLLIIGRKKA is encoded by the coding sequence ATGAAAACAACTATAATATTTGCCGTCATATTAATCGTCATCGGTATAGCATCCTTTGGTTATCAGGGGATCACTTACACGACAAGAGAAAAAGTGGTTGACATCGGACCGCTGACCGTAACAGCGGATAAAACAAGCACGATTCCATTGCCGCCTGTCATTGGAGCAATTGCTTTGGCGGGTGGTATCGGACTGCTGATTATTGGAAGAAAGAAAGCCTGA
- a CDS encoding sodium:proton antiporter: MHIQLFEIISILMVLTAIFSYINYRFLHMPTTIGVMFISLALSLCLVLFSWMGMDVGQEGVKNILQSIDFNETLLHGMLAFLLFAGAMHIDLADLRDQQWAIALMATFGVVVSTFIVGSLTWLVLDFLAIQASFIYCLLFGALISPTDPVAVLSILKTAGVPKSLETKIAGESLFNDGIGVVIFLIILQLAQGQGELSISHVATLFFKEVGGGFVLGMMIGLVAYQMLKRVDNYQVEVLITLAMVMGGYAFADRFHISGPIAIVVAGLLIGNQGRTFAMSAHTRERLDDFWELIDEILNAILFMLIGLEILIIPFSLELVISGLFSIVIALFARWACVGGAVLVMRPFRPFSPGVVTMMTWGGLRGGISVALALSLPYVPERTTIITITYIIVIFSIVVQGMTLQKLAARQARKRVP, translated from the coding sequence ATGCATATACAATTATTTGAAATAATATCGATATTGATGGTGCTGACCGCGATATTCAGCTATATCAATTATCGTTTTCTACATATGCCCACGACAATCGGCGTAATGTTCATCTCTCTTGCCCTTTCTCTCTGTCTGGTACTGTTCAGCTGGATGGGCATGGATGTCGGCCAAGAGGGTGTTAAAAACATCCTTCAGTCTATTGATTTTAATGAAACATTACTGCACGGCATGCTGGCGTTCCTGCTTTTTGCCGGAGCCATGCATATTGATTTAGCTGATTTGCGGGATCAACAATGGGCCATTGCCTTGATGGCCACTTTCGGCGTTGTTGTTTCCACCTTTATTGTCGGCAGCCTTACCTGGCTCGTTCTGGATTTTCTTGCTATCCAAGCCTCTTTTATTTACTGTCTTCTGTTTGGGGCGCTGATTTCACCAACCGACCCGGTAGCTGTTCTGAGCATACTAAAAACAGCCGGCGTCCCGAAAAGCCTTGAGACCAAAATTGCCGGAGAATCACTGTTTAATGACGGTATCGGGGTGGTGATTTTTTTGATTATTCTCCAACTGGCCCAAGGCCAAGGAGAACTTTCCATCTCCCACGTGGCAACGCTTTTTTTCAAGGAAGTCGGCGGAGGGTTCGTGCTTGGCATGATGATCGGCCTGGTTGCCTATCAGATGCTCAAACGGGTGGACAACTACCAGGTAGAAGTGCTTATCACCCTGGCCATGGTCATGGGTGGCTATGCCTTTGCTGACCGATTCCATATATCCGGCCCAATTGCCATAGTCGTGGCGGGTTTACTTATTGGCAATCAAGGTCGCACCTTTGCCATGTCCGCTCACACCCGGGAACGTCTTGACGATTTTTGGGAGCTGATCGATGAAATACTCAATGCCATCCTGTTTATGCTGATTGGCCTGGAAATACTGATCATACCATTTAGTCTCGAATTAGTTATTTCCGGACTTTTCTCCATAGTTATTGCTCTCTTTGCCCGTTGGGCATGTGTCGGGGGAGCGGTGCTGGTTATGCGGCCTTTCAGGCCATTCAGTCCGGGAGTGGTCACCATGATGACCTGGGGAGGCTTACGCGGCGGCATCTCGGTTGCACTGGCATTGTCCCTGCCCTATGTTCCTGAGCGGACAACTATTATCACCATCACCTATATCATTGTCATCTTTTCCATTGTCGTTCAGGGAATGACCTTACAAAAACTGGCCGCCCGACAAGCCAGGAAGAGGGTCCCGTAA
- a CDS encoding S16 family serine protease, with the protein MEHYDKILESVNHITREQNYPIVVSHLESARREISQSPTRKGAIQLNEFLQTELSQEPQVGFIIGVGANETTGMLLPIATSLTGRVENAPIIVTGAVATPSAQTAQMDMAVKMTNQSAQEALTMVKNYIQCLCPDISIPWLFGDFFQRYSIHHQLLSASYNVGGPSAGYALALNTMSDLLQIPLCIDFGITGAPWTKGVKKDEIGGSVIIGGHRKKTEKVLLYLRRMYMPLQNYQNLEPEFLIVYWQRDKDIIAVTHFADLMPEVLFLDETHNKMREDLIEKRIKYKTERYYDAENTANLKEDIVQSKKIMRNSDKISFFYMKVCVTDTDLSTFVVG; encoded by the coding sequence GTGGAGCATTACGACAAGATCCTGGAAAGTGTGAATCATATTACCCGGGAACAGAATTATCCCATTGTTGTGTCCCACCTGGAATCCGCCAGAAGGGAAATTTCCCAAAGTCCCACGCGCAAAGGAGCCATCCAGCTGAACGAATTTTTACAAACCGAGCTGAGCCAGGAACCCCAGGTCGGTTTTATTATTGGCGTGGGAGCCAATGAGACGACCGGAATGCTGTTGCCCATTGCCACCAGTCTGACCGGCAGGGTCGAAAATGCGCCGATCATTGTAACCGGGGCCGTGGCCACGCCTTCGGCCCAGACCGCTCAGATGGACATGGCCGTAAAAATGACCAATCAGTCGGCCCAGGAGGCACTGACCATGGTGAAAAACTATATCCAGTGCCTGTGCCCGGATATCAGCATCCCATGGCTGTTCGGGGATTTTTTCCAGCGGTATTCCATCCACCACCAGCTGTTATCCGCATCCTACAACGTCGGGGGACCGTCCGCAGGGTATGCCCTAGCCCTGAACACCATGTCGGACTTGCTTCAGATCCCCCTTTGCATTGACTTTGGCATCACCGGGGCACCCTGGACCAAAGGGGTCAAAAAGGACGAAATCGGCGGTTCGGTTATCATCGGCGGGCATCGGAAAAAAACGGAAAAAGTGCTGCTGTATCTTAGGCGGATGTACATGCCGCTGCAGAACTACCAGAATCTTGAGCCTGAATTTCTTATCGTCTACTGGCAGCGTGACAAGGATATTATTGCCGTAACCCATTTTGCCGACCTCATGCCCGAGGTTCTGTTCCTGGATGAGACCCACAATAAGATGCGCGAAGACTTGATTGAAAAGAGAATAAAATACAAGACGGAAAGATACTACGACGCTGAGAATACGGCTAATCTGAAAGAAGATATTGTCCAAAGCAAAAAGATTATGAGAAATAGCGACAAGATCAGTTTTTTTTATATGAAAGTCTGTGTAACCGACACCGATCTTTCTACCTTCGTTGTGGGTTGA
- a CDS encoding PRC-barrel domain-containing protein — protein MKPNTENSEKGTTDTIGKVKRVVQKTYGNNNMEVDDKAQEEEKRFFMLHNAKVLKGYKLNSLDGEIGRVKEFYFDDRHWTVRYLVVDTGNWLTSRQVLISPYTLTGVNKEEQYITVNLTKKQIEESPSLNLDKPVSRQFEDSFHGYYGYPEYWVGSYMWGIYPDIVRDREKWKAFTQNDKAWDPNLRSTQEVSGHHIQAADGEIGHVEDFIIDEETWAIRYLIIDTKNWWSGKEVLVSPQWIDHISWNESKVFVNLTCETIKQSPEFTEWSLLTRTYENRLYQHYKRQGYWVDESVSQTICQ, from the coding sequence ATGAAACCGAACACAGAAAACAGCGAAAAGGGTACGACCGACACCATCGGTAAAGTAAAGAGGGTCGTTCAAAAAACGTATGGGAATAACAACATGGAAGTCGATGACAAAGCTCAAGAAGAAGAAAAACGTTTTTTTATGCTCCATAATGCCAAGGTACTAAAAGGGTATAAATTGAACAGTCTTGACGGGGAAATAGGAAGGGTCAAGGAATTTTACTTCGATGATCGGCACTGGACGGTTCGTTATCTTGTGGTCGACACGGGGAACTGGCTTACGAGTCGGCAAGTGCTTATTTCTCCCTATACATTGACCGGCGTGAACAAAGAAGAACAATACATTACTGTTAATTTGACAAAGAAACAGATAGAGGAGAGTCCTTCTTTGAACCTTGACAAACCTGTATCCCGGCAATTCGAGGATTCCTTCCACGGATATTACGGATATCCGGAATACTGGGTCGGTTCATACATGTGGGGAATCTATCCGGACATTGTGCGCGATCGTGAGAAATGGAAAGCCTTCACCCAAAATGACAAGGCATGGGATCCAAATTTGCGCAGCACCCAAGAGGTGAGTGGTCATCATATCCAGGCAGCAGACGGTGAGATTGGCCATGTCGAGGATTTTATCATAGATGAGGAGACATGGGCGATTCGGTATCTCATCATTGATACAAAAAATTGGTGGTCGGGTAAAGAGGTCCTGGTGTCTCCTCAATGGATTGATCATATCAGCTGGAATGAATCAAAAGTATTTGTCAATCTTACCTGTGAGACCATCAAACAATCACCGGAATTTACAGAATGGTCCCTGCTGACCCGGACTTACGAAAACAGGTTGTATCAACATTACAAACGACAGGGATATTGGGTCGATGAATCGGTTTCCCAGACTATTTGCCAATGA